In Cupriavidus taiwanensis, the following proteins share a genomic window:
- a CDS encoding (Fe-S)-binding protein, producing MRVGLFHTCLVDLMRPEIGFSVLKLLEAAGCEVMVPEAQTCCGQPAYNSGERAVSRDLAEKFLREFEMFDYIVVPSGSCGGMIRHHYADLLRDDPELNGRYERLRERVYELTDFLANVARIETLPSTFAGQVTYHDSCSGLRELGVKQQPRALLSRLPGVQLTEMKDCEACCGFGGTFSVKYGNISTAIVDEKCTNIQATGADAVVLGDLGCILNIEGRLRRTGDSRTRVLHIAQVLAGDA from the coding sequence ATGCGAGTCGGTCTGTTCCACACCTGCCTGGTGGACCTGATGCGCCCGGAGATCGGTTTTTCGGTGCTCAAGCTGCTGGAAGCCGCCGGCTGCGAGGTCATGGTGCCCGAGGCGCAGACCTGTTGCGGCCAGCCGGCCTACAACTCGGGGGAGCGCGCGGTGTCGCGCGACCTGGCCGAGAAATTCCTGCGCGAGTTCGAGATGTTCGACTACATCGTGGTGCCGTCTGGCAGTTGCGGCGGCATGATCCGGCATCACTACGCCGACCTGCTGCGCGACGATCCGGAACTGAACGGCCGCTACGAGCGCCTGCGCGAACGCGTGTACGAGCTGACCGACTTCCTCGCCAACGTGGCCCGGATCGAGACCCTGCCGTCGACCTTCGCGGGCCAGGTAACCTACCACGATTCGTGTTCCGGCCTGCGCGAACTGGGCGTCAAGCAGCAGCCGCGCGCCTTGCTGTCGCGCCTGCCAGGCGTGCAACTGACCGAGATGAAGGACTGCGAGGCCTGCTGCGGTTTCGGCGGCACCTTCTCGGTCAAGTACGGCAATATCTCCACGGCCATCGTCGACGAGAAGTGCACCAACATCCAGGCCACCGGCGCCGATGCGGTGGTGCTGGGCGACCTGGGCTGCATCCTCAATATCGAAGGCCGCCTGCGCCGCACCGGCGACAGCCGCACGCGCGTGCTGCATATCGCGCAGGTGCTGGCGGGCGACGCCTGA
- the pbpG gene encoding D-alanyl-D-alanine endopeptidase — MFRSDSIFSRFFGSTPLSAVAAAVLVSVSMVAVPVAEAATKASSTQKTSKKQAKSAQTEKKTASKPVAKSARNARVAKSEAGSARKVVVLKKGKRHVVVAQRAAPVRAAFTPSKPSLGEAMGLRDTDDALALRSSVALVMDQNSNEVLFQKNAGAVLPIASITKLMTALVVMDSRLPMDEVLTITEEDRDTEKHSSSRLRFGTQLTRQELLLLALMSSENRAASALGRHYPGGLPAFVQAMNRKARELGMNDSHFVDSSGLSSSNVSSATDLVRMVNAAYRNPTIREYSTQTEHEVNVLGRTQHYVSTNRLVRGGNWEIGLQKTGFISEAGQCLVMQARVHGRNVVMVFLDSAGKLSRFADANRVKDWLEHSPSSPQRGFPSSPNLTQGPGSAHAVLASQQSRGI, encoded by the coding sequence ATGTTCCGGTCTGATTCCATTTTCTCCAGATTCTTCGGCTCCACACCCTTGTCCGCCGTCGCCGCTGCGGTACTGGTGTCGGTGTCGATGGTCGCGGTGCCTGTGGCCGAAGCGGCCACCAAGGCCTCATCCACGCAAAAAACAAGCAAAAAGCAGGCAAAATCCGCTCAAACGGAGAAAAAGACCGCTTCCAAGCCTGTTGCCAAGAGCGCCCGCAACGCCAGGGTCGCGAAGAGCGAAGCAGGCTCCGCGCGCAAGGTGGTGGTGCTGAAGAAGGGCAAGCGCCACGTCGTGGTGGCGCAGCGCGCGGCCCCGGTGCGGGCTGCGTTTACGCCGTCCAAGCCGTCGCTGGGCGAGGCCATGGGCCTGCGCGACACCGACGATGCGCTGGCCTTGCGCTCCAGCGTCGCCCTGGTGATGGACCAGAACTCCAACGAGGTGCTGTTCCAGAAGAATGCCGGCGCCGTGCTGCCGATTGCATCGATCACCAAGCTGATGACCGCGCTGGTGGTGATGGACTCGCGCCTGCCGATGGACGAGGTGCTGACCATCACCGAGGAAGACCGCGACACCGAGAAGCACAGCAGCTCGCGCCTGCGCTTCGGCACGCAGCTGACGCGTCAGGAACTGCTGCTGCTGGCGCTGATGTCGTCCGAGAACCGTGCCGCTTCGGCGCTGGGCCGCCACTACCCGGGCGGCCTGCCGGCCTTTGTGCAGGCCATGAACCGCAAGGCGCGCGAGCTCGGCATGAACGACAGCCATTTCGTCGATTCCAGCGGCCTGTCGAGCAGCAACGTGTCGAGCGCGACCGACCTGGTGCGCATGGTCAACGCCGCCTACCGCAACCCGACCATCCGCGAGTACTCGACCCAGACCGAGCATGAAGTCAACGTGCTCGGCCGCACCCAGCATTACGTCAGCACCAACCGCCTGGTGCGCGGCGGCAACTGGGAGATCGGCCTGCAGAAGACCGGCTTTATCTCCGAGGCCGGCCAGTGCCTGGTGATGCAGGCACGCGTGCACGGACGCAATGTGGTGATGGTGTTCCTGGATTCGGCCGGCAAGCTGTCGCGCTTTGCCGATGCCAACCGCGTCAAGGACTGGCTCGAGCATTCGCCGTCCTCGCCGCAGCGCGGTTTCCCGTCGTCGCCGAACCTGACGCAGGGTCCGGGCAGCGCCCACGCGGTACTGGCCTCGCAGCAATCGCGCGGCATCTGA
- a CDS encoding LutB/LldF family L-lactate oxidation iron-sulfur protein produces the protein MQVHSMEFKARAGQKLADQRLQQNLKKLSTKFVTARAEAIRDIDFDATREALKERRNRALENLDVWLATFEENATRRGATVLFAETTADAARLVAEIAREHGVKKVIKSKSMVTEEMRLNQVLGEMGVQSIETDLGEYILQINDSEPPSHIIAPVVHKDKDEIADLFAKVHHKPRLTEIPEMTREAREVLRPEFLSADMGVTGGNFIIAETGSVAVVTNEGNEGMCTVMPRVHVAVTGIEKVLPTLEDLATVMRLLPRSATGQAISNYFSLLTGPRAEGERDGPEHMYFVLVDGGRSGLIGGDFQEMLRCIRCGACMNHCPVYQKIGGHAYGWVYPGPMGSVLTPSYVGLANTVDLPQAATMCGECNRVCPASIPLSDLLRKLREKQMERGLRPWQERFALKAWGYVAKRPELYALTARIGAWLLGRMGGSNGLIASLPLAGKGWTETRDMPAPSGRTFRELYKERRARS, from the coding sequence ATGCAAGTCCACAGCATGGAATTCAAGGCGCGCGCCGGGCAGAAGCTGGCCGACCAGCGCCTGCAGCAGAACCTGAAGAAGCTCTCGACCAAGTTTGTCACGGCGCGCGCCGAGGCGATCCGCGATATCGATTTCGATGCCACGCGCGAGGCCCTGAAAGAGCGCCGCAACCGCGCGCTGGAAAACCTCGACGTCTGGCTTGCCACGTTCGAAGAGAACGCGACCCGCCGCGGCGCCACCGTGCTGTTTGCCGAAACCACCGCCGACGCCGCGCGGCTGGTCGCCGAGATCGCGCGCGAGCATGGCGTGAAGAAGGTCATCAAGAGCAAGTCGATGGTGACCGAGGAAATGCGCCTGAACCAGGTGCTGGGCGAGATGGGCGTGCAGAGCATCGAGACCGATCTCGGCGAGTACATCCTGCAGATCAACGACTCGGAGCCGCCCTCGCACATCATTGCGCCGGTGGTACACAAGGACAAGGACGAGATCGCCGACCTGTTCGCCAAAGTCCACCACAAGCCGCGGCTGACCGAGATCCCGGAGATGACGCGCGAAGCGCGTGAAGTGCTGCGCCCGGAATTCCTCAGCGCCGACATGGGCGTCACCGGCGGCAACTTCATCATCGCCGAGACCGGCTCGGTGGCGGTGGTCACCAACGAGGGCAACGAAGGCATGTGCACGGTGATGCCGCGCGTGCACGTGGCCGTGACCGGCATCGAGAAGGTGCTGCCGACGCTGGAAGACCTGGCGACGGTGATGCGGCTGCTGCCGCGCTCGGCCACCGGCCAGGCGATTTCCAACTACTTTTCGCTGCTGACCGGGCCGCGTGCCGAGGGCGAGCGCGACGGTCCCGAGCATATGTATTTCGTGCTGGTCGATGGCGGCCGCAGCGGACTGATCGGCGGCGATTTCCAGGAGATGCTGCGCTGCATCCGCTGCGGCGCCTGCATGAACCACTGCCCGGTGTACCAGAAGATCGGCGGCCATGCCTATGGCTGGGTCTATCCCGGCCCGATGGGCAGCGTGCTGACGCCCAGCTACGTCGGTCTGGCCAACACGGTGGACCTGCCGCAGGCGGCCACCATGTGCGGCGAATGCAATCGCGTCTGCCCGGCATCGATCCCGTTGTCGGACCTGCTGCGCAAGCTGCGCGAAAAGCAGATGGAACGTGGCCTGCGGCCATGGCAGGAGCGCTTTGCGCTGAAGGCCTGGGGCTACGTGGCCAAGCGGCCCGAACTCTATGCGCTGACTGCCCGCATCGGTGCCTGGCTGCTGGGCCGCATGGGCGGCAGCAACGGACTGATTGCCAGCTTGCCGCTGGCGGGCAAGGGCTGGACCGAAACCCGCGACATGCCGGCGCCGTCGGGCCGCACATTCCGCGAACTCTACAAGGAAAGGAGGGCGCGTTCATGA
- a CDS encoding FAD-binding oxidoreductase, with amino-acid sequence MQNGSFAQRLTEALGPDTALTHPDDIAPWLSDWRGIYRGQAQAVLRPRSVDEVSRALALCQQAAVPVVPRGGNTGLCGGATPDARAQNVVLSLDRMNAVRSLDTIANTMVAEAGCILGNLRRAAQDANRLLPLSLAAEDSCQIGGNLATNAGGVNVVRYGMTRELVLGVEAVLPNGEVFHGLRTLRKDNTGYDLKQLLIGSEGTLGVITAAALRLFPRTDTRSVVLAAVASPAQSLALYELLFEQCGARLQAFEFFTGACLDLVLVHAEGVQEPFAQRYPAYVLVELADTTDEAALNALLERVIGEALERELCLDAAVSASLAQLQALWKLREEISEAQRADGPHLKHDVSLPIEQIPAFMASMEARLRALDAAIRPFVFGHFGDGNLHYNLSRPAGAARDWAATQGDAVTDAVLDEVMRYGGSISAEHGIGQLKRHAFLAVKDPLELRLMREIKSVFDPAGIMNPGKLL; translated from the coding sequence ATGCAAAACGGATCCTTCGCCCAGCGGCTTACCGAAGCCCTCGGCCCCGACACCGCGCTGACCCACCCCGACGATATCGCGCCGTGGCTGTCCGACTGGCGCGGCATCTACCGCGGCCAGGCCCAGGCGGTGCTGCGGCCCCGTAGCGTCGACGAAGTGTCGCGCGCGCTGGCGCTGTGCCAGCAGGCCGCGGTGCCGGTGGTGCCGCGCGGCGGCAATACCGGCCTGTGCGGCGGCGCCACGCCCGACGCGCGCGCACAGAACGTGGTGCTGAGCCTGGACCGCATGAACGCGGTGCGCTCGCTCGACACCATCGCCAATACCATGGTGGCCGAGGCTGGCTGCATCCTGGGCAACCTGCGCCGCGCGGCGCAGGACGCCAACCGCTTGCTGCCGCTGTCGCTGGCCGCCGAGGATTCGTGCCAGATCGGCGGCAACCTGGCGACCAATGCCGGCGGCGTCAACGTGGTGCGCTATGGCATGACGCGCGAACTGGTGCTGGGGGTCGAAGCGGTGCTGCCCAACGGTGAGGTCTTCCACGGGCTGCGCACGCTGCGCAAGGACAATACCGGCTATGACCTGAAGCAGCTGCTGATCGGCTCCGAAGGCACGCTCGGCGTGATCACCGCGGCGGCGCTGCGCCTGTTCCCGCGCACCGATACACGCAGCGTGGTGCTGGCGGCAGTGGCCTCGCCGGCGCAGTCGCTGGCGCTCTATGAACTGCTGTTCGAGCAATGCGGCGCACGCCTGCAGGCCTTCGAGTTCTTTACCGGCGCTTGCCTGGACCTGGTGCTCGTCCATGCCGAAGGCGTGCAGGAGCCGTTTGCGCAGCGCTACCCGGCCTACGTGCTGGTGGAACTGGCCGATACCACCGACGAGGCGGCGCTGAACGCGCTGCTGGAACGCGTCATCGGCGAGGCGCTGGAGCGCGAGCTGTGCCTCGATGCCGCCGTCTCCGCGTCGCTGGCGCAACTGCAGGCGCTGTGGAAGCTGCGCGAGGAGATCTCCGAAGCGCAGCGCGCCGACGGTCCGCACCTCAAGCACGATGTGTCGCTGCCGATCGAGCAGATCCCGGCCTTCATGGCGTCGATGGAAGCCCGGCTGCGCGCGCTCGATGCCGCGATCCGGCCCTTCGTGTTCGGACACTTCGGCGACGGCAACCTGCACTACAACCTGTCGCGTCCGGCCGGTGCCGCCAGGGACTGGGCGGCCACGCAGGGCGATGCCGTGACCGATGCGGTGCTGGACGAGGTGATGCGCTACGGCGGCAGCATCAGCGCCGAGCATGGCATCGGCCAGCTCAAGCGCCACGCCTTCCTGGCGGTGAAGGATCCGCTGGAATTGCGGCTGATGCGGGAGATCAAGTCGGTGTTCGATCCGGCCGGGATCATGAACCCCGGCAAGCTGCTCTGA
- a CDS encoding IclR family transcriptional regulator, protein MSDADKSPGKTSIQVIERMMTLLDALAQHADPVSLKELSLATGLHPSTAHRILNDMVACRFVDRSDPGSYRLGMRLLELGNLVKARLSVRDAALAPMRALHRVTGQTVNLSVRQGDEIVYIERAYSERSGMQVVRAIGGRAPLHLTSVGKLFLAADESARVRNYATRTGLAGHTRTSITDLAKLERELNWVRTNGYARDNEELELGVRCIAAGIYDDSRRLVAGLSLSAPADRLQDSWLQNLKDTALQISRGMGYVTEAAA, encoded by the coding sequence ATGTCCGACGCAGACAAGTCACCCGGCAAGACGTCCATCCAGGTCATCGAGCGCATGATGACCCTGCTGGACGCCCTCGCCCAGCATGCCGACCCGGTCAGCCTGAAAGAGCTGTCGCTGGCCACCGGCCTGCATCCTTCCACCGCGCACCGCATCCTCAACGATATGGTGGCCTGCCGCTTTGTCGACCGCTCCGACCCCGGCAGCTACCGGCTCGGCATGCGGCTGCTGGAACTGGGCAACCTGGTCAAGGCGCGCCTGTCGGTGCGCGACGCGGCACTGGCACCGATGCGCGCGCTGCACCGCGTCACCGGCCAGACCGTCAACCTGTCGGTGCGCCAGGGCGACGAGATCGTCTATATCGAGCGCGCCTACAGCGAGCGCTCGGGCATGCAGGTGGTGCGCGCCATCGGCGGCCGCGCCCCGCTGCACCTGACCTCGGTGGGCAAGCTGTTCCTGGCGGCCGACGAGTCGGCGCGCGTGCGCAACTACGCCACCCGCACCGGGCTGGCCGGCCACACCCGCACCTCGATCACCGACCTGGCCAAGCTGGAACGCGAACTGAACTGGGTGCGCACCAACGGCTATGCCCGTGACAACGAGGAACTGGAACTCGGCGTGCGCTGCATCGCCGCCGGCATCTATGACGACTCGCGCCGGCTGGTGGCCGGCTTGTCGCTGTCGGCGCCGGCAGACCGGCTGCAGGACAGCTGGCTGCAGAACCTGAAGGACACCGCCCTGCAGATCTCGCGCGGCATGGGGTACGTGACCGAAGCCGCCGCCTGA
- a CDS encoding FadR/GntR family transcriptional regulator, whose amino-acid sequence MRTRTVTLTEQVTRQLRADIESGAYPVGSRLPTGRQLAEQYGVSAAVIREVTEHLRSQGFVESRQGVGCTVRSRTGASGFQLPREPQLDAGELADLYDLRIDLEGAAAALAAVRRTDDDVAALAALLQRLQDRLYDPQPAADLDAAFHIGIAAATHNPYYRQLLQYLNLQLHQAVATARANTLRQPGLAETVHAEHEAIVAAIRRGDAGAARAAAVAHLQSAARRLGLALRARDDAATAARAASPASLS is encoded by the coding sequence ATGCGAACCCGCACCGTCACCCTTACCGAACAGGTCACGCGCCAGCTGCGCGCCGATATCGAAAGCGGCGCCTACCCGGTCGGCAGCCGCCTGCCGACCGGCCGGCAGCTGGCCGAGCAATACGGCGTCAGCGCCGCCGTGATCCGTGAAGTCACCGAGCACCTGCGCTCGCAGGGCTTTGTCGAATCGCGCCAGGGGGTTGGCTGCACGGTGCGCTCGCGCACCGGCGCCTCCGGCTTCCAGCTGCCGCGCGAGCCCCAGCTCGACGCCGGCGAACTGGCCGACCTGTACGACCTGCGCATCGACCTGGAAGGCGCCGCCGCGGCGCTGGCCGCGGTGCGCCGCACCGATGACGACGTGGCCGCGCTGGCGGCACTGCTGCAGCGCCTGCAGGACCGGCTCTACGACCCGCAGCCCGCTGCCGATCTCGACGCGGCCTTCCATATCGGCATCGCCGCCGCCACCCACAATCCGTACTACCGCCAGCTGCTGCAATACCTGAACCTGCAGCTGCACCAGGCCGTCGCCACCGCGCGTGCCAATACGCTGCGCCAGCCGGGCCTGGCCGAGACCGTGCATGCCGAACACGAGGCCATCGTCGCGGCCATTCGCCGCGGCGATGCCGGCGCGGCGCGCGCGGCGGCGGTGGCGCACCTGCAAAGCGCCGCGCGCCGCCTCGGGCTTGCGCTACGCGCGCGCGACGACGCAGCGACGGCGGCGCGCGCCGCCAGCCCCGCATCCCTTTCCTGA